DNA sequence from the Anguilla anguilla isolate fAngAng1 chromosome 4, fAngAng1.pri, whole genome shotgun sequence genome:
acaaatacacacgtgcGAAAGGGTGGTGTACAGATATGGTCAAATAACCAAATGCGCTGTTTCAGTCTCCCATACACTGTCCACAACATGCCATGACCGATGTTGTGAGCTTTTGGCTTCTCTGTTACAAACagcaaatatgtaataatactgtaatataatgaTACAATAAACGTGTAGCTGAACCAATGATCtgactgacattttaatttgatttaaatttcTCTTATGTTTTATGATCTTTGATTTGGCAAACGCTCCCACAATCACTCAGTCTGTCTGGGTAGAGTGAGCGTTGAGGAggaacactcactcacccacaaaGCACCAGACAGCGAATCGGATCCAGGTAATACTGGAGAGCTTGAGCATGAGGTAAATGTTGACGAGCATGGCGGAGGCGGGGACGAAGGGCACGCATGGCGCCATGTATGGCAGCTTCTTGGGGTTCTCGGGCTGCTGCAGGATGATGAAGATCAGGGCGGCCATCAGCGCCACCATGAAGGCCACCAGCAGCACCGCCCACCAGCTGCTCCTGGAGATGTGCTGGGCTCCGAAGATGACGAAGGAGCAGAAGAGCGCAATGAGGACAAAGAGGAGCATGACGCAGGTGGTGACGGTGCGGCCTGTGGCGGCCGTGGGCCGGTCCATCTTGCCGGGCAGGCCCAGGCGGATGCGCAGGGTGTAGTATCGGGGCCCCAGGAGCTTCTTCAGCTTCATGACGTAGACGCTCTCCGACTCATCCGCCTCGATGCCGGAGCCCATCTCCACCGTGCCGTAGTTGGGGTGGCCGGGGGCATAGGCCGACTTGTCTGGCTTTCCGATTAGCATCTCGTTGTCGCCCAGTGAGGGCAGGTTCTTGGCGCCGCAGGTGTTGTTGGGCGGGCCCCCGTACTCCTCGCCCTCGCTGGCAGGGGAGCAGGCGTCCTTCTCGCACTCGGCCAGCACGCCCTCCTTCTTCTTGCCGCCCTCCTCGGTCAGGAAGTCGACGAAGCCGTGGATGTCGCTCTCGGGCTGGTAGCGCAGGAGGAGGACGCAGACGGACACCAGGGTGTAGGCCAGGAGGGTGCCGATAGACATCATCTCGATCAGGTCCCGCAGGCTGACCAGCAAGGCCAGCAGGGATGCCAGGAACCCCGAAACCACACAGGCCACCGCTGGTGTCTCTGTGTACGTGCTCACATGGGCCAGGAATCTGAGagaaatacgcacacacataaacaactacatgcactcacatacaaatatacatacaggtACATATGTAGAGAGCCAACTACACCACTACTTTTCCAAGGGCCATAGGGTCTTTCATGATTTTAGTTAATAGTGCCAAAGCATCGCACCTTCTACAGCACAAAGTCACCATCATTGTGCTGGTGCACAGGGATCATAATTGGTCAAAAGCTATAGAGAGATACAGATCAGAGACAAAACCTGGGTATTGGAAAGACTTGTGCTTAACATTCTTCTTCATATTCATTTTCGCAAAATCTCAACTGAGCAGAAGGGGAAATTTCTTTAACTGCGCCAGCATATCCCAAGACGCTCTCTGTCTTTTCCTGGGTGGACGAGGGGCGTGGTCACGGGCTCTCACCTGAAAAGCAGGCCGTCCCCCGCCATGGCGTAGATGATTCGGGGCATGGGGAATAGGGAGCCCAGCAGGCTGACGGTCAGCCCTGCGATGGAGCCAACGGCCACAATGTACTTGGCCGCTTGGAACCCATGCACCACGAACATCTCCATCAGTGGCGCGTCACCATCGATGTCGTTATAGGGAACCATCAGGGTTAGGATAACGCTGACCTGTGGGGCGTTGGTTTGTGATCTGTCTGGTCCATCAAGCAGTACACACCCCCGGCacctggaacccccccccccccaccccaaaactcCTCAAAACCAATCCCCTTAcatctgattattattatcatggtTCCCATTCTACTGTAATGCTTTTAATCTTTATGGTTGACTTTTAAATCAGGTTTTAAGGATATATGATTTCAAGAAGACACATATAAATCACATATAAGCATACTTTTTCCCGCAGTTATAGTAAAATTCCCATCATTGTGCCATTGTGAAGATGACATCATCAGGCTGTTCCTGGGGGTATATGTGCAGTTATTGTACCAATGTGAACACACTTGCCAATCCGTGCAGTGAATATGAGCCACCACTAAATTCTGGGGGTGGGTACAAGCCAGGGGATTGATAAACCGTGTTCCTGGTGACATCAAACCAGTGAgctaacaataaaaatacaaacattttacttGCAGGAaaagatttaaatttttaattgaagAAATTTTCAATGACCTTTCAAGAACATTGCTGTATCTGacaacttttattttcttttacatccTTCCAGGAAGAAGGAATTTTTAGGGTCCagaggattattattattattattattattattattattattaatcctCTATTTCCATTAATAAATAAcatgtattgtttttaatatgtacAATTATATTACTTATATAAAAAGATAAgatcaatattttattaaaaaaactcccacatacataaaaaaaaatatcttctgTTCTGTGGCTGTTTGAAAACCATGCAGCAGCCTGTGTTGAGCGAAATGATGtagacatatgcacacacaaagttattgttgttgttattttttttagcaaattacTTGGGGAAATGGCTTTGGTGTTACTCTTATAGCAAAAGAGAGAGGGTACCAAATCCAGATTGTGATATGGGGTCAAAGCTTATCCTCTGATGTCTGGGTGGATTAGCATCTTAAAAACACCAGTCACAGGGCAGAGctattacccacaatccacccCTCTATGAATCAGTGACAAATAGAGAGGTAAGACATAAACATGGTGCAATTTCCTGAGAAAGGAACCCTAAATGTTCTGCTGCTTTGAGAGCCATTAAACCAGAGGGTCGCTGCACAGAAACTGCCAATTCATTGAGTGGGTCAACTGTACACATTGTACACATACGTAGACATACGTGACAAAATTTGAGAAAagtgccattttaaatgcactggCTAAAAAATCCATTAAAGTTTCAATAGCGCATATTTTAATGCacttcttcaaaaataaaaatttccatCATAAGCTTcaacaacataaattaaaaaacatggttagatcattatcattatctgCATAAAAATCATTATCtgcaataaatcaataaaaatactcTTTGTAATTGACTGTTTAAATTCAGAGAGTTATTGATGCCACATCGTTATCTCATAAATTTGgggctaaaaataaatgtgtgcctctctctccagttGCTGCTCAATTGCTGTGTTTCAGtaacagagaaacaaaagggGTCTTGTATCTGCCAGTCTATCATTTGACTGGTTTGTCTGTTGTTTTTGCaaacaacagacaaacagggtAGGTTTTCATCGCTGtgcctgcattttctgtccATACATCTTTCTCTGAACTAGCTCTGTTTCTCACCTGGTTTTCTATAAAATAGGGCTGACGTGACTAAATCTACAGAAGGAATTCTGTTAAAGATGAAGATGACTACAATAGGTCAAAATGAGGACAATGTCTGCACTACCCAATGCACATTGATTTATGCAATGTTTGAAGGCAGTGGAAAGCATTTGCTTAGTGGCAGGAAAGACAGTTACGCTCAAATCAGAGGGTTCAGTTAGAactgaaacaagaccaggtcaaaacctattatatggctggaccggctggccaatggtgtaacttcataactcggccgaccaatggtgtaacttcatcactcactcagtcacagacattcgcgtttgtagggctggccctgctgttgcggtccagccaaaaattgtAAAGTGCTGGTAAACATTGTATACTTTTCCAAAAGTTTTCAATTTTTTACACTGGATGCTGAAATTTTGCAGATTGTGGAAGGCCTTGTGTTGTGAGGGtaagtaagtaaaaaaaaaaaataataataataatttataccAGAAACAGGGATGACCTTCTTCTCGTgatttttctccttcttcttctcctaattattcttattattattaatattattgtattataaaaaaacaatccacATACACaactaaatatttttcattggaAGCAATTACCCAATTACCTCACTCAGCTGTACAACAGCAGCACCTCACCTGGGCcttgaacccacaacctcttCCTATTCCATTATTTCAAAGCAAAGACAAAATGTTGCAAGAAAGGGAGGAGTGAACAGAAGTAGTGACTAACATGGCATGCGCCTGAGGagagtgtgtgcctgcctgcgttctaCTGAAAACACGGATGCGATGAGCTTGGCATGCAAACAGAACTGGGCTTTCTACATTGGTAGAGAATAAGGGTGAGAAAAAGTAAACTAGCAAGAGAAGCTGAGCTCTGAACATGAAATGTGGAGGAGATCTTGGTCATGTCTGGCAGCAGTGGCTGCTGGGTACTCACGGAGACATAAGCCGTCAGGCAGGTCACCAGGGAGGCGGTGATGGCGTAGGGTATGGAAGTGTTGGGACTCTTGGCTTCCTCGCCTGTAGTGGCGATGATGTCAAACCCGATGAAGGCATAGAAGCAGGTGGCAGCACCTTGCATGACCTACAGACGTTGAAAAAGTATAGTAAAAAAGCCGATATGACTACATCATCTAAGGTGGTAAAATTCCAGGAAGTTAGTGCTGATAATATAATCCATGTTTAAGTACCAGTGGTTATAATGGATATGGTCAATCCCTTAATCCGGCCATAATAACATGCAACACTCAGCATTGAGCATTAAAAGACCATCTGATCTGCGTTTATTTTTTGGGAATGTCATGATAGTTATGTGCATCAGTAAGTAACATGGATCTGTTGAGGGTTTCAAATGCCATTCAATGGGCCAACATCCCCAGATAAGGGAACTAATCACACTCCTGCAGGAGAATGGCTGGTGGGGTGACATCACTTCCCATTTGAACAGCCGATGGACTCCCTCACGTAACAGTGCTTACCCCAGACCAGCCATAAGGCAGAAACCTGCCATTGTCCCAATTGGATCCACTGACGAAGAAGAGGCCGGCCACCATCATGAAGACCCACACCACCAGGTTGATGACGTTCAGCACGTTGTTGAACCCCACAGAGTTCTTCACCCCCAGGGCTACGATCACTGTCACCAGGATGGCAATAACCAGGGCCAGGAGGTCCGGGTACGACTCCTCACCCTTCCCTgatagaaaatgagaaaatgaaacatgaggCATGGAACATGGCTAATCAGATAGGAGAGCACACCAGGAACATagcacgtcacacacacacacatgcacacactcatatgcacacatatgctcacaaaaaaactacacacagactgattctctctctctcacaaaaactacatgcatgtatgcaagcACAGACATATGGAAAGGCATTTACCTTCTCTGACTTGCAGAGCACATatagaaacatattttactagtatatatttatttgcttagctgaagcaatttaggttaagaGCTCATGGGGGTACAGCATAGTTCaacacctgggaattgaacctgcaacctctgagttactCGTATCTACACTTGGTTGCCATGAAAATATTTGCTGCCTGAGGATAACCCCCCTAGGGAGATGTCTTCCATATTTTAAACCATCCAGGAGAAGGGATCTGTTCTGCATTATTTTGATATATGAAAGAGGTACTGTATTTTTAGATTGAAGGAGTTGCCTTAGTTAACCCTGTTAAGAAAGCCCATGTTTATGACTCCCATTTCATGCATTCCTGTGTATTAATGCACATTATTCTGCTATTTGGGACAAAAATAAGACCCAGCTGTGGAGGGAGGTGCCCTTCTGATTTGATGATTGTTTCGTCCTTTCCAGCAGGAAAAGGAAGCGATGACTTGCTGACACCTGGGGGCAGCAGTCACATGATTTCCCTCACTTTCCCCTtgggacacacatacacacaaacatacgcacacacatgcacatacacacacacacaaacacacacacacacacacacacacacacccacacacacacacaggtgagccaaaacataaaacaaagcaTCCAGAACCCATGAACATGGGCTAGTCTGCTACATGTTAGCTGTAGAATAGTCAGCTTCGCCCATGTGTGAATTGTATTTTAACTGGTGGAAGGTAGTATTTGGCTTATTTGAACAGAAATTACTAAACAAAATCTGTTGGTGAGGGAAGGGGAGCATTTATAGTCTTCATCCAACAACTGATCCAGGACAATCTTACCACCCCTCGGGTAGAAAAATCC
Encoded proteins:
- the LOC118224695 gene encoding probable cationic amino acid transporter, encoding MSAVFAKLDPRRVQWQSTWYAFHSRILRTKPVESMLDGGGGGTGPHGTKLARVLTTVDLVSLGVGSCVGTGMYVVSGLVAKEMAGPGVIMSFIIAAVASILSGVCYAEFGVRVPKTTGSAYTYSYVTVGEFVAFFIGWNLILEYLIGTAAGASALSSMFDSLANHTISRFMINNIGTLNGLGKGEESYPDLLALVIAILVTVIVALGVKNSVGFNNVLNVINLVVWVFMMVAGLFFVSGSNWDNGRFLPYGWSGVMQGAATCFYAFIGFDIIATTGEEAKSPNTSIPYAITASLVTCLTAYVSVSVILTLMVPYNDIDGDAPLMEMFVVHGFQAAKYIVAVGSIAGLTVSLLGSLFPMPRIIYAMAGDGLLFRFLAHVSTYTETPAVACVVSGFLASLLALLVSLRDLIEMMSIGTLLAYTLVSVCVLLLRYQPESDIHGFVDFLTEEGGKKKEGVLAECEKDACSPASEGEEYGGPPNNTCGAKNLPSLGDNEMLIGKPDKSAYAPGHPNYGTVEMGSGIEADESESVYVMKLKKLLGPRYYTLRIRLGLPGKMDRPTAATGRTVTTCVMLLFVLIALFCSFVIFGAQHISRSSWWAVLLVAFMVALMAALIFIILQQPENPKKLPYMAPCVPFVPASAMLVNIYLMLKLSSITWIRFAVWCFVGLLIYFGYGMWNSTLEITAKEEEAHASTYQRYDAGVDDSFAMDEDLYPQDDGSQYQGWNAPEERGCQYQYQYQQPPAPDELDDNRTSSQGKRTKSKGKTKKGFEALVADDEMDYSPE